CTCTCAAAACCGGGGCAAAATGCATCGATACCTATAATGACCCAGCGTCATCCCATTAACACCCTCTCTCGGCGAATCAAACTGAAAAAGCATACAACAGCACAATGACAAGCCTGCATCGCCACTCTCCCTGACAGGTCTTTAGCTTTGAACTAAGAACAAATTTCTCATCAGGGCATCCAAAACGAACTTGACGCTGAATTCGAATTGTCACGAGTCATGATTCGACAATTTGGCACCGCATTGACAACAATCTGTTCCAACACGGGGTGCATTGGTCATGCATGATGATCCACATTCGTGCCTTAGTTGGAAGCTTCCCTGTTGGGATTACCTTACTACATCCACTGGTTAGATCGGATCGTAGGTCATACGGAAATCTGGTGTGTCTTGGGGCTAGAATTGTTAACCGAACTCCGAGACAGTGTAGGCCGGTCAGCAAGCTTGACCCCGCATCTAGCTATGCAGACATCAGCCATTGTCTACaacgtacaacatactttggttgaaaaaaaaaaaaaaagctgtACATATGCTTAGCCTGCATTCCCCGCATCTCTCTGTATCCAATTGTTGATTTGATCATCTACGCCAAGAAGCCTAGTGAACTTACCTCATATTTGTGTCTGCAAACTGCCTGATCATGCAACTCCCATTCCACCCAATTAGTACAAGTGCAAAGAGGAGATTCAAAGGAACGAGACGAAGTTCCACGTGACGTATGCCAAAAAAGGAAACACACAGCCTTGATCTGGTACTTTCCAACTTTCATTtcatctctttctcttctttttttttcactaaATCGCTTTTGTTGGATTTCCGTTCAGTTTCAGTCCTTTCCGCAACTCCCTTGAATGCAGGAGCTTTCACATACCTGACCTTGACAACTTGACCATGTTCTCAGCTTCCAGGCTCTTCCGCCGACGGGGCGCGGATCGTGACCCCGCCAAGTCCCACGTCTCATACGAAGTGCCACTGTATACAAATGCGGCCTACTATCCGAATTGGAGAATCTATCGAAAGGAGCCTCCTTCATCTTTGCGCTTGGGATTTATCTCTCACGTGTTCTACGCATTTGCCTGGTAAACACAACCAATCATGGCCATTGAAAGGCCCAAGTTCGAGTAGATGGCTGACGCGCTAACTCAATTTGGTTTCACGCAGGGTGAAAGATGATGGCACCGTTTATGTAAGTTTGTGTTTAAGTATGAATGTTCTCCAAAGTAGAAAGATTTACTGACGCTGTGTCATAGCTAAGTGATGAGTGGGCTGACACCCAGATGCCCGTTGACGGCGCAGAAGGTTGCTTGAAAGCTTTCGTTCAATTAAAGCAACAGTACTCTAAGATGAGGGTCCTTCTCTCTGTTGGCGGTGGTGGAAAAGGCAGTGAGAACTTTGCCGCTGTAGCCAACAGCCGCTCTGGAGTGGAAACTTTCGTTCACACCGCGCGAGAACTGGTGGATCAATTTGGAATTGATGGAATTGACAGTAAGACCGCTTTATCTTTCTGATCCCGACGCAATTTGGATGCACATGACTTACTATATATGTAGTCGATTGGGAACATCCCTCTAATTACGAACAAGGAAGGGATTATGTTCGTCTCCTCGAACGTCTGCGGGAAGTGCTACCCGCTCCACGATACGTCGTTACAACCGCGCTTCCTGCTGGTGAGTGGGCATTACGGAACATTGACCTTGCTGCGGCACACAATTATCTTGATATGATCAACCTCATGACCTATGATTTTGCTGGACCATGGAAATCCGAGACTGGCCATCAGGCGCAGCTCTATGGTGCAGGTGTATCTGGTGATTCGGCAGTTTCCTACGTCGTAGCGCAAGGAGTGCCTCCTAGAAAGATCATTCTGGGCGTCCCAGTTTACGGACGATCCTTCTTGGGTAGCAACGGCACCGGTCAGCAGTATACTGGAAACGGTGGTGAGGATGGCGTTTTTGACTATCGCGATCTGCCCCGACCAGGGACACAGGAGTACTATGACAAGAATATCGGTGCGTCATTCTGTGTCGGAGCCGATGGTGGATTTGTCACATACGATACTCCAGAAACAGTTAAACAGAAGGCGGAATATGTGACCACGTCGAAACTAGGTGGGCTGTTCTACTGGCATGTCTGCTCTGATGCCCGAGGACCTCGCAGCTTAGTCGAGACAGGATACAACACGTTGCACGAGATGTGATGGTTGTCAGCTGTTTACAAAAGCAAgacgagaaaaaaaattaaaaccAGATCTTTCCCCCCGTCGATATCTTCGGAAAGGATTGTTGTAGCTTGACTAGTCCCATCATGATGTTTGGTCAATTATTTCTCTGGTATTAGCTCGCCACCACTAGGCTATGGCTATAGAGACTATCTAGCACAGCATAGAAGCCGTAAATATCGATGATGTTATGCTACAGAGTCAATAAAATGGCGGCAGTAGGCGCTGTTATGGGCTGATGTGAGACTGGATGTTCACATACTCCATACCGACAGCCGAGGTCCATTTCCCTTGCATCTTCAACCGCTTTGCCCCCCCCATATCATTCTGTGCCTCCCTTTGTGACATTCCAATTTTAATCGCTTCGAAAGATCACACCAAGTTTACACAACAGCCCGCTACTGCAGATAGCGGCTACATTATAGACCCCGGCCCGTTGGAGAATACCAACACGTCGGATCCTAGTCTTCAGCGGACACTAGCATGTGAGTTTCCCATTCATGTATAGGCATAATAAATTATCCCTAAATCTTTGTTAGGGTACCTACCATCCGCTACATTATAATCCGTACAATCGCATCTCACCCAGCTCGGTGCCGAGGCTATTTCCGAGCAGGTCCGTGAATGGAGTGCCGATGCTGAGCGCAATATGCCATACGTAAAGAGCCCATAACGTTTGGGGTAAGCGATATGATTATGATCGATTGGTTACTACGGAATGCTGGAAGCAGTTGGGCAAATGGGGTGCTCGGAATAGGTACCTATTAAGATCGCTTTTGAGAGTGCATGATCTAACTTGATCCGATTAGGATCATCTCAGCAGGCTATGACCAGCGTCTGGGAGTTGATCGAAGAACAGTTCAGTATGCGCTGTAGGTAATCAGATTGTTGATTTTTCTGCGCTATCACTCAGGCATTGATTCCAGGACCTATTTGTACTCTCCTTCTTCGGGGCTCTACTCCTGTCCGATTAGCATGACCGATGGTGCTGCTTTTATTCTCTCATCGAGAATAAACAAACTGCCATTTACGCCACCTTTTCATGTTGCGTTCCAGAGACTAATCTCCGAAAAAGATGATCACTGGACCTCGAGCCAGTGGATGACTGAGAGAGCCGGTGGCAGCGATGTCCAAAACTCCAAACATGGGCTGCATACTCGCCTCTAGCTACCTCCAGCTTTGTTTCCCTGGGCGATGGCGACTACCTCGTTGGCGGATTCAAGTTCTTCTCATCGGCAACGGATGCAAACCTTGCTCTCTTGCTAGCGAAAACGCCATCTGGAAAGCTAAGCACATTTCTCGCGCCACTGCGACGAACCGTAGTAGGAGCTGACGGCGTCTCCAAAATTGTCTCTAATGGTGTCAGGATCCACCGGCTAAAGAATAAACTCGGCACCAAAGAATTGCCAACGGCTGAATTGGAACTGAAGGACATGCGTGCGCATCTCCTCGGAGAACTTGACCAAGTTATCGCCACTATCGCACCTCTCCTCAATGTCACCTGAATTCATACCTTGATTGGCTCGCTGGCTGGTTGGCTTCGAGCTATCAGCATCACTAAAGGCTCTGCAAAGGCGAGGACCACCGTTGGCGAACCGCTCTGGTTGATCCCAATGCATTTGCGACTCCTCGCAGACTTGAAAGTAAAGCACCGGGGTGCAATGAACCTCGCATGGTTTACGGTTGCTTTGTTCGGGGTAGTTGAGAATCAAACACCGTCTAATACGCTCGGGCATCTACCTTAACCTGGCAACGAAGCCAAGGTGGTTTTCCGTACCTTGACTGCCACTGCCAAGGCTGTTATCAGTAAAATGGCTACTATAGGAATTCAAGAATGTCAGGAATCTATGGGTGGAGTCGGTTATATGGACTAGGCTGACGAGCCCGAGTTCAACACTTCTCGGATTATGCGCAATAACACAGTCAATTCTATCTGGGAGGGCACCATCAACGTGCTCGCTAGCGAATTCGTCCGCTTCCTTATCAAGAAGGATAACCTGAAGATATTTGGAACATGGCTTGACCGTACCTTGATGCTGATTCGGAGCGCAGGTCTGCGGAATGCCCTGGCAGCTGCGTGGTCAACTTTGCGTGCTTGTTTCACAACTCAGGATCCCGCTTCTATTGTCGCTGATGGTCGGCGCTTTATGTTTACGCTGGCTTGGGTTATATCCGGTACACTTCTGGCGCTTGATTCTGAACGTGATGACGATCCTGTGACTACGGAGATCGCTCGTCGCTGGATCTTGAGTGATGAGGGTGGCGTGGGCGAGTATGTGTTCCATGATATTGTTACAGTCAGTGACACTGCGAGTACTTCCTCTAGAGGCGAAGAACATCTGCAATGGGACTGCCGAATTGCCTGGGGAGTCGACTTGCCGCCGAACCGGGCATCTGGTCATCGATCCTTGCAAAAGGCGAGCTCAAAGCTTTGAGCAAGTCACTCAACACTGTTGCTGCTCTATTTGAAATGCAGCCCTAGCTAATCTTTTTGTAGTTTGTGTGTTTACTGAGCGATTCTCGGATCATTGTGCATGTGAACACCCTATCAGCACTTTGCATTCCAACAAGATCCTGTGCAAGAGCCTCTAGCGATTGTGGAATTTGTGACCTGTCGAATATGAATTCATATCAGAACATTCTTTGAAAtctttcatcagaggtcACTGGATTCTCCGATTCTAGGTAAGAAAGATAAATCTTTCGTCTGCAGTCAAGTGTTTTAAAGGTAGACGCCTCTTTTGACAGCAACAAAACAGCATTTGTTTATGAAAACAAGATGCTAAATACAATTACTTGCTCCAcaaaatgaagcttttactTACTCTTGTAATCCTTCAGGCActcaaaaggaaaaaaacGAGAAAGGAACTTTTGTACGTTAAAAGGAAAACGAGACGTCATCCAAGACCACTTTTGGTAAAAATGGCAATTCTCACGCTTTCTTAAGTTCATGCATTTAGTGGCGAGGAGCCACTCCAGTCAAATCCAGCACCTTCCCAGTTATTGCTGAATGGGTCTAAACTAATGTCAAGAGAGGCAAGGTCGTAAGTGTCCTCTGGTTGTCCCGACGGAGTGTCCTGAGACCGCATAGCATCATTAGAGTCTTGAAGGTCCGCCATAGTGCAAGTAGACGCAAGACCCGTATTTCCATTTGTGGGCTCGGGGGAGTGTCCAATGATTTGCCATTGTTTGCAAAGTTTTGAGTCGAACCCTTGAAAGAAAGATGTTGCGTCCGCATCGAGAGTAGGCGATGAACCCCCGAAGTGACCCAGCTCCCGGACTTTCTCGGTCAAGTTGTTCAGCGCACGCAATGGCCCGACCGCTGAAAGCCACCGTTCGGATAGCTTTTGAAGGGAGAGCTTCATGACTGTTAACTCATGCTCGGCAATACTCTGCAGGTTGGCATAACGACAGCTGGAAAGGAGCGACAGTCCAGCGCATAGTGGATAGAATGCAAAGACAGGACCCAGATATCGAAGCTCATCCCGAAGCAAGAATTCCTCGTAAATCCCAGCAATGAACGAAGATGCAACCAGCGATGCTGCGGGTGGTACGCTACCTGGCGTAGGCGAGCGATGAAGAATAGTGAGCACCACGAAATACATTACCAGCAACTGTTGCACTTCGTGGTTACAGACAATTGCATCGTCTTGAGCCGCGACCGATGATCGTAATCTTGGAACGACTTGTTTTGCCCACCGGTAGACGGCGTTCTCAAGATCAACTCGCCGTTGCCGAGATATTTCTTTTCGTAGATGGGACTCAACCGTGTCTCCTAGAAGCCGGGATATCGCGCAGTAGGCTAGGAATAATTGAGATTTGAAGTTGTTCACGGGAAAATCATAAAGTGATGGTGGAAGTACATCACTGTCGCGTAGATTGATGGTTCGTGGTCGGCCGACACCAACAGAAATGATGTTGTCTCGCACCTAAGACTGTCAGTGCATAGTGCTTTGTGTGTTCCGCATGATATACATACCACAAGAGACCACCACAGCCTTCTCCGGAACCCCCGATCTCGAGAACTCGGCGAGGGTTCCTTGTGTAGCCCAATCTGAAAGGCCATGGCTCCAGCTGTCCGAATCCAAAAACCACTAGTATCGGTAGAGACATCTTCGGGACCAACCGGATTATACCAATGCAGGAGACACGCGGCCACAATAGAAACCAAAGGATTGTCACAACCaccgaaaaagaaaagtagTTTTGCTCGTCGATAGAACACCTCGCTAGACCCATAGTATAGATGAGCTTTGGAAACTCTGCTTCCAGCGAGAAAGATAGCCTGGAGGAGCAGCATTGATCGCGGCGCACTCTCATCCAGCCATTTTGGGTCCACGATGGGTGTCCAGGGTGCACAGTGCATGTTGAAACTGGCCATTAGCTCTTTCTGAACTGACAATGGCGGTAGCTCATAGGCTCCTTGGTCACGGAGCATTTGCATGTCAGTTTCTGATGCTTTGGGGTTGGTGTATGTAGTTTCGCGACCGGGTTTGACCATATTTTCATCAAACGGCACGCTGCCACCCAGATATTCACTACGGCCGCGATAGCTCTCTTCTTTAATGAAAGGGTCACCATGATTGGCAATCACGACTGCGTTGGTTTCAATTGGAATCGCCCTATGAGACTCGCTTAAAGAATTCCGCTGTGAAGCCACTTGCGCCTCTGGTGATTCGGGAGGCACCTGTGAGCTCCGCGGCGTCGGACCCAAGGGAGCAGAGACTGGCGCATTCCGATCTGGCGATAGGCTGTTGGTGAACCTCTTGCGCTTCCTTGAATATGGTCTGAAGGGTGTCAATTTTCAACTACTCGAAATTCTCTCGGGTCCACTTACCTGCACTCCACATCTGACTTTTTGCAGTTGGTGCAAGGGTCTTGCGTCGCAAAATCGCACCTCACCTATATCCATTAGCGATTACCCGAGAACATGCCAAAGGATTGTTAATGCGATACCTTTCTTTTATGACATATTATACATGCAGAAGACATGGCGTTATGCCCAGCAGTGGATATCCGACTGACGGGGATGGTTGGATGAGGTCGAAAGTGGGGTTTAGCCGACGTATGCGAAGTCCACAAAACTGCTCAACCAGCAACTCTCCACCTTCTTCGATTGTAGCTTCGTTGTTTTCGGATTAGACGGAACGTGCCAGAGTGACCACAAATTTTTCTCGTATTCTggtatcttgaaggatgatGTGGATCCCTTGACTGCGAAGGCGCTCTGCAAAGCTATTCTTGTCTTCAAGGATGGCCCGAAATCAAAAGTGTGTGTCCTGGCAGGTGTCGGTAGTAGCTATTGCGTAGGATCCGCTCTCTGTAGCTTTGTACAGTCAAACAATGGCAACAATGACAACAATGGCACACACCTTCAACCTATCAACTGCCGCAGCTTTGGGCAAACGAGTCCCTCCAGACTCGGTATAGGAAAATCCAGTCCTTTGTGAGATATCCGGATAAGCCTTGCAGAAGGCCGAGAGCTGAGCCTACTTGCAGATATACGCGTggttgaagaggaggaagtcTTCGTGGTCTTTTGTCGACGCTGGGGTGCCTTTGGTTGATGTAGGGATTGTCCGGCTGCAAGCCATTGTCAGGCTTGGTCATGCCTTGGATATGATATTGTCCGGTCAGCCTGTGGGCGCCCAGGAAGCGCTGACTATGGGACTGGCCATCCGGGTGGTTCCTGAAGGAGAATCCTCAGATGAAGCTATTGGGATAGCAAAACAGCTAATCACGTTCCCCGAGCTTGTCTTAACACAGATCAACGATGATGCTACTACAGTGCAT
The nucleotide sequence above comes from Penicillium digitatum chromosome 1, complete sequence. Encoded proteins:
- a CDS encoding Crotonase, core encodes the protein MAHTFNLSTAAALGKRVPPDSIYAWLKRRKSSWSFVDAGVPLVDVGIVRLQAIVRLGHALDMILSGQPVGAQEALTMGLAIRVVPEGESSDEAIGIAKQLITFPELVLTQINDDATTVHRRHPSSFQNAIFQESNAGSKVISQDTIAVATKFSNGSGRHGSFKGHSNL
- a CDS encoding Acyl-CoA oxidase/dehydrogenase, type 1, yielding MRNNTVNSIWEGTINVLASEFVRFLIKKDNLKIFGTWLDRTLMLIRSAGLRNALAAAWSTLRACFTTQDPASIVADGRRFMFTLAWVISGTLLALDSERDDDPVTTEIARRWILSDEGGVGEYVFHDIVTVSDTASTSSRGEEHLQWDCRIAWGVDLPPNRASGHRSLQKASSKL
- a CDS encoding Class V chitinase, putative encodes the protein MFSASRLFRRRGADRDPAKSHVSYEVPLYTNAAYYPNWRIYRKEPPSSLRLGFISHVFYAFAWVKDDGTVYLSDEWADTQMPVDGAEGCLKAFVQLKQQYSKMRVLLSVGGGGKGSENFAAVANSRSGVETFVHTARELVDQFGIDGIDIDWEHPSNYEQGRDYVRLLERLREVLPAPRYVVTTALPAGEWALRNIDLAAAHNYLDMINLMTYDFAGPWKSETGHQAQLYGAGVSGDSAVSYVVAQGVPPRKIILGVPVYGRSFLGSNGTGQQYTGNGGEDGVFDYRDLPRPGTQEYYDKNIGASFCVGADGGFVTYDTPETVKQKAEYVTTSKLGGLFYWHVCSDARGPRSLVETGYNTLHEM
- a CDS encoding Acyl-CoA oxidase/dehydrogenase, type1/2, C-terminal produces the protein MAASSADTSMVPTIRYIIIRTIASHPARAHNVWGKRYDYDRLVTTECWKQLGKWGARNRIISAGYDQRLGVDRRTVQYALTYLYSPSSGLYSCPISMTDGAAFILSSRINKLPFTPPFHVAFQRLISEKDDHWTSSQWMTERAATSSFVSLGDGDYLVGGFKFFSSATDANLALLLAKTPSGKLSTFLAPLRRTVVGADGVSKIVSNGVRIHRLKNKLGTKELPTAELELKDMRAHLLGELDQVIATIAPLLNVT
- a CDS encoding C6 transcription factor, putative, coding for MSSACIICHKRKVRCDFATQDPCTNCKKSDVECRPYSRKRKRFTNSLSPDRNAPVSAPLGPTPRSSQVPPESPEAQVASQRNSLSESHRAIPIETNAVVIANHGDPFIKEESYRGRSEYLGGSVPFDENMVKPGRETTYTNPKASETDMQMLRDQGAYELPPLSVQKELMASFNMHCAPWTPIVDPKWLDESAPRSMLLLQAIFLAGSRVSKAHLYYGSSEVFYRRAKLLFFFGGCDNPLVSIVAACLLHWYNPVGPEDVSTDTSGFWIRTAGAMAFQIGLHKEPSPSSRDRGFRRRLWWSLVVRDNIISVGVGRPRTINLRDSDVLPPSLYDFPVNNFKSQLFLAYCAISRLLGDTVESHLRKEISRQRRVDLENAVYRWAKQVVPRLRSSVAAQDDAIVCNHEVQQLLVMYFVVLTILHRSPTPGSVPPAASLVASSFIAGIYEEFLLRDELRYLGPVFAFYPLCAGLSLLSSCRYANLQSIAEHELTVMKLSLQKLSERWLSAVGPLRALNNLTEKVRELGHFGGSSPTLDADATSFFQGFDSKLCKQWQIIGHSPEPTNGNTGLASTCTMADLQDSNDAMRSQDTPSGQPEDTYDLASLDISLDPFSNNWEGAGFDWSGSSPLNA